The Opisthocomus hoazin isolate bOpiHoa1 chromosome 27, bOpiHoa1.hap1, whole genome shotgun sequence DNA segment CTCACCTGGGGGAGAGCTCAGCATCCGAAGCTCCGCCATCTCTTCCTTGGTCAGCAAGCGCAGTAACCAGGAATgttctccaaaacacagcattatttattttcagatgtaGGGATTACTGAGACTATTCATCATTTAACAATAAGTTCATGTCAACTGTGTTCGGTCCTGCCAAGTCCATTACCCAAATGGCCGTTTTGTTCTGTCCATGCTACAATCTCACATCATCTTCTGGACTAAGTGATCTGTCACCTCACATCATGTGGGCCACTTGGAACCATTCTCAATTCACATATTTTTGAATGTTTTCCATGTCTTCGCTACACTTGCTTATTTGTTTAATTTACATTAATTACTCCTGCTGAGCTTAAGTTCCTTATGGTCCTGGCTTTCAGGAGTATAAAAGTCTTGAATTTTCCACTTGCCTGAAGCCTCTTCTCTGGTGTTAGAGGATCCTTCAACTCAGGGCTTTCCATGGTGCTGGGAAACTCAAATCTTCTTTCTCCTCCACAGCCTTGAGTAAAATTGCATCTGGGGACATCTGGGTATGCAGGGTCTTTGtttgtgctgctggctgcagagctcatggactctcagccagaaagctgGCTAGTGTCTGAACTTCACGACTGCATCTACGCTTGTAGGACAAATCTGCTCTCCTGAGGCTAACCAGTGTGGCTGGGCCGTGTTCATGTTATCGAAATCCTTTTGCTACCAAGGAGTGGCCACATGCAGACCGCCTGTAGGGAACGGTTGCTTGCTCTGTGTTGTGAATAGGATTTTGTTACACAGCTCTTGTTTAGCAGCAACTTaggttttattaatattttagagACAGATCACAAGATTACACTGTATAATTATCAACAGCACTTCATCATCAGCCAATTTAACAAAGTGACTCAATGGAATTTGTTACAATCAGATAGTGACTTAGTTAAAGATTTGAAAATGGCAAGGGTCACCTGAAATTTACAGCAGGGTTGCACACACAGATGAAGGTTAAATCATATCACACGTACGGGCACACAAATAATTCTGAATGAAATTGCACGCAGACAGGCAAATAGTTCTGAATCAAACTGTACACACCCACCACCCATACAGAGGTTAAGCTGTGATAAAAATTTACCTTTTCAGGAGTTTCATGGATTACTCACTTTTATATGCCAGCATTCATAAACGGACAGGCAGTGAACCTTGCAAATTCAGACCTTTGAATCCTTGCAAATCGTCGATGGACAGTCTTTCAATTCTTGAGAAATCTACCCTGAGAGGCGTCCCAGCTCAGGGGGAGATCCTGGGTCACACAGCCCGCTGCGGTCCTGGAGAGCTCAACGGGTCTCACCTTTGGATCGCTATTTACAGCAACTTGAGATGATTGACTGgccaatattttcatttctggcCACAACTCGTGCTGAATGATTCTGGTAGATGATTTGGGCAGCAGATGGCTTAGGTTTGGCCAGGGGGTGTCTGATGCACAAATCACTGCATTTGTAACCAAGAGAACAGCACAACAGAGCTTATCCTGGTGTCTTGTAGTGGCCCCGGGCGGCTGCACCACCACGCCCTGGTAACTCCCAAATTGCACCTGGATTACATTTGGCATAGCTCTAGCTGGATCATGCCAAAGCTGGGCTGTGGGCCATTCCAAATTTCAGCCTCTAGGTGAATTAAATCCAGAACCTGTGCCCTCCTATTGTGTAAGTTACTAGTACAGGTGAAGGCTGTGCCGTGGAGAGAGGGTAAGAAGTCACTGTTTCCCAAGGGTGGAATTTCTAGGCAGAGCAGCTGAATGGCTGGTACCTTCTCAGGCCCAGGTGAGGAGATGTGAGACTTCAGGCTGCCTGGGTCACCCTAGGGTGAGAAAACCATGAGTTATGGCCCCCATCCCTAAAGCCATGGTATATTTTTTTCACTCTCACCTGTGCTGGAGTGCTCCCAAGTCTGCAGGAGGTAAATGGATACACTCCAGGTGACCTCCAGCTCTGTCCCAGGAAACACACACCTGCTGGTAAAAGGCCTGGAAATGCAAAATCTTCCACCCCATATTGTCCATTTACAATCTCCTTGCCcacccaaaacaccccaaacctgCATTAAAACTCCTTCTGTGAATTTAATTCCAGACTAACAATTCATGTTTACAGCTGAATATATTTAAGCCTGATAATAACATATAATGGCTCTTTTATATCCTAGCCAAGTGCAGCCAAGCTCAATGCAAGATCAATTCACTCTGGCTGCAGCAAACAAACCACCTTTTCACGTCCACAGACCGTGATGTACAACGCCTGTTCACCTGGGCTGGAGACGCTCCAAAACATGGTCGGCGGTGCTGGACGCGGGAGGCATCTCCCAGACAGTCTTGCTCAAGCACTCGTCTACTCTGAATCTCATGGTGATGGCTGAAGGTACCAGTCacaggatgtgctttaccttGAGATCCTGGAAAGGTGACTGGGAGGTGTGGCCTGGCGTGGGCATGGAGGCAGGTGTGCCATGAAGTCTGTTTGCTGGCAGAGGGACTTGCAAATCCCACGCCTGCACCTCCACTCCATGCCAGCTTCCCAAACACGACTGTCCTCCTGCGATGcaaggcagagaagaaagcatgTCACAAGCAAATCCTGTGCGTTGAGactggcaaaggaagcaagatagtGCATGTGCAGAAGTGCTTTCGATGGTAAGGTATGCTTTAACCACAAGAAGTATCTGGGTTGCTTTGTCTGACTGTTCCGTAATCTGTGAAATAGCACTCTGTCCTGGTTTGTTACAGCTTTTATTATTGCATGACATGTTTCAGGTGGTGGTGACTGGCACACACAGCTCAAGGTACACCTGGAATACGTCACCGATCCCTCCCTGTGTCTGTGCttgcctttctcctcttttcctggtTGTGTCATCTGCTTCAGAGCTTATCTTCACAAAGCACTTCTGCATTAGGACCAAGACTGGAGGTGAGTTGCAACCGTCTTTTCTTTTTTCGGTAGTTAAAGAAGGAACCTGACTCGGGCTGGGAGAGACAGGCACCAGGTACAGGAGGGAGGGGGTCTGCAGTCATCTGTTTTCACCTCTCATCGCAGGGAGGCATTGCTTCCCTCTATATTTTCATAACGTGCCTTTCATAGGTACGGCTGGTATAGAAGATCAGAGGTGACAGGTGTCGGTcccaccagcttctgctggaAATCCTGTTGTTGTGGGGGGCTTACGGCTACCTGTAAGGccacagcagaaggcaggctgGTGCTGTACGGGTTTCCTTGTCCTTTGGTCAATGTTGCAAATAAGATGCAGAGACCAAGCATGCATCAAGACTGTCCTCTTAGGCAGTCCTCACTACTGCAAGAGCAGCTTTGGGACACAGACAGCCGCCCCGTGCTCTTAGAGGCCCCAACAAGCAGATCAGTAAAAGCAACGGGGTGTTGCAGACCTGAAAGACCATGACTGTTACCTGATACAGAGGAGCAGCAAGAAGCACGCTGGTGATAAAAGCGCTGTGGTGCTGGTGCTGTGATGGGGATTGTCCGAAGCTGGGGTCGGGGAGGTGGTGTCCATGCAGGTGCTAGGTGTGCTGAGAAGGCTGTGGCTACTGTTCAAGAATGCTGAAGCAAAACACACAGACAACGCCGTTAATTAGTACAGATGAGCTGTTTTGAAACATTCAATCATCAGCCGAAAGACAAGGAAGCACACATAGCACCAGCCTGCACACCAGAACAGGTTACGGGTAGATCAGATGCCCCACAACCACAGGGAAAGGGAGCTTTCCCCCTGCCCCACCTCTGCATGACGCTCACCTCAAACCCCAGTCTGTGGTTCAGGGGCCCACTGGCCCGTTCTGGTCCATGTCATCTTTTGGGTGACCCCATTCGGGTCTGTTCCTTATTGTGCCCACACACATTCCTCTGAAGTCGGCATTTTGCTTTGGTTTCCCATGTTTTCCGGCAGCGTTGCCCGTGTCTTGCAGCCCCGTGCACAGCCCAAAGTCTGCCCCAGTGCTGGGCCGGGCTCGGGCGCGGGGGCTCGCCTTTGAGGTGACGGGATCTCTGCCGGGGGCCCCTTGGTGGCTTCCTTGGAGGGTCTGTAGCAGCTCTCGGGCACATCCCAACTTCTccgtgccccccacccctttGGTACTCCTCTGCCCGCGTGAAGCTGCTGCCCACCCCAGACATGGCAAAGTGGGTGATCCCAGCCTGGCCATTTTATATCTCTGTTTTTATAGCTATATGTTTTTAATCTCTATAACTTtataaatgtgtgtatatatatataaacatagacACAACTATCCATATATATAAAACTGTCCATCTGTAGCTAAATAAGTAAATGCATTTGTACATATTTGTACACTCCTTTATATCTACTTCTATATATTGTCTATAAATCTATAGGGTTTTATGTATGAACATTTCCTGGTCCAAAGGAGAAAGGCAGCCAATCACAGCGCTGCTTCCTGGTCCAAAGGAAGCCTCCAGCCAATCACGGGGCGTCCTGAGAACCTGTCGGGACATGACAGCGTGGGGCGTGACGGTCTCCCATGGGGAGGACATGGCGGTCCTGTTCCGATGTGCAGCAGGCCCCAAGGTCACCGGCCTGCCGTGATGGAGCAGGCCACCACATGTCCCGAGGCACCCGCGACGGGCAGCTCGCGGCTCTGCTGGGAAATGAGGCGGGGGAAAAAGGGGCTGACGAGGAGAGGCAGCGGGCGGTGAGGGAGGGAAGCCTGGGCTCTGTGGTGGGCGGCTGCACCCTGTGGGCGAGCGTGTGTGGAAGGGCCTTGGGCATGGTGCTCTGTAGGCGACCCTTCTTCCCGCAAAGAGGCAGACGGAGCTGAATGTCCTTCAGGTCTCCACGCTGTCCCCTGAGCCCCTGTGCCAGGCTGCATACCCAGAGCCACCTCCCCGCTGGGCTCCGTGTGTACCCATCACTCATTGTCCTGTCTGTGGTGTTTGCAGATCCATTCATGGAGCTCGCGGAAGGGAAGAAGATCTCCTGCAAGAaagtcctcctcttcttcctcttcagcctcatcttcagcacctgtttctttgtttcttttcatcagtTCAGGACTTCTGAGCCAGACTATTACAGTTACGATCTCTCTGTGGAAACAGCCAGTGCTGGAAATACCAGCACCCCACTGCAGGGTGAACGCAGGCTGACCGTCCTGCTGTGGAAGTGGCCCTTTGGGCAGCGCTTTAACTTCGTAAACTGCTCGGAGCGCTATGGCACCTCGGACTGCCACTTCACTGTAAACCGTAGATGGTCCCAAAAGGCTGATGCTGTGATTATGCATCACAGGGATGTGTACAGAGAGACTCAGTGGCTGGCCCAGCTCCCCAGACTCCCATCCCAGCGCTGGATCTGGTTCAATCTGGAGTCCCCAAGTCACTCTCCAAACTTAGGCGCCATGGACAACCTCTTCAACCTGACCATGTCTTATCGGAGGGACTCGGACATCTTCACCCCTTATGGGGAGCTGCGGCTcctcagccagccccagcccctcagcaTCCCACCCAAGACCAAGCTGGTGGCCTGGATAGTCAGCAACTGGAAAGCAGACTCCCACCGGGTGAAGTACTACGAGGAGCTGAAGAAACACATCACTGTGGATGTCTATGGGCAGTATCACTGGCCCCTGCCCCGGGACAAGCTCCTCCCCACTGTGTCCCAGTACAACTTCTACCTAGCTTTTGAGAACTCGCAGCATGAAGACTACATCACTGAGAAGCTCTGGAGGAATGCCTTGTCCTGTGGCACCGTCCCTGTTGTGCTGGGACCTCCTCGAGAAAACTACGAGCGCTTCTTGCCCCCTGACTCCTTCATCCACGTCGATGACTTCGCCAGCGCTGGGGACCTGGCGCATTacctgcaggagctgagcagggACACCGAGAGATACCAGCGCTACTTCCAGTGGCGCAAGTGGCTGAAACCTGTGGTGGGGGACGGCTGGGCCCTGCGTGTCTGCAAAGCTTGTCACTTCTTGCAGACGACAGAGGCCAGGTATCAGGTTGTGCCCAGTCTGTCTAAGTGGTTTGTGTAACTGTTGTTTGCTCAGCTCTCTGCTGCGCTGCAATCTTTTTGTCGTTGCTGGCAGGTTGCAATTTCACGGGATGATTGAATTTGGCAGAAATGGAGGGACAAGAGGAGCTGTGAAGTGAACAAAGACAAGGAAGCAATTAGGTGGTTTTATGTCTTTGTCTTACTTGAGAATAGACCATCAGATATAGTAttactttgtttttttagttATCTGAACAACTTCTTACACTGGCTGCAGCTTGGTCTTTGGAGAAGTTCACCTTTGGTCTCTGCAAACAGTCCTGGATCAGCACCACAGAGAGCCAAAGCAAGTGGCCAACAGGGGCAAGTGAAACAAATATCCATACCTGTCACAAACCTGTTTCAAGGACTTTGTACTATGCAAAGCTGTGGCGCGAAGGAGCGGCCAc contains these protein-coding regions:
- the LOC104330851 gene encoding uncharacterized protein LOC104330851: MAEEGLANPTPAPPLHASFPNTTVLLRCKAEKKACHKQILCVETGKGSKIVHLLLLHDMFQVVVTGTHSSRYTWNTSPIPPCVCACLSPLFLVVSSASELIFTKHFCIRTKTGDPFMELAEGKKISCKKVLLFFLFSLIFSTCFFVSFHQFRTSEPDYYSYDLSVETASAGNTSTPLQGERRLTVLLWKWPFGQRFNFVNCSERYGTSDCHFTVNRRWSQKADAVIMHHRDVYRETQWLAQLPRLPSQRWIWFNLESPSHSPNLGAMDNLFNLTMSYRRDSDIFTPYGELRLLSQPQPLSIPPKTKLVAWIVSNWKADSHRVKYYEELKKHITVDVYGQYHWPLPRDKLLPTVSQYNFYLAFENSQHEDYITEKLWRNALSCGTVPVVLGPPRENYERFLPPDSFIHVDDFASAGDLAHYLQELSRDTERYQRYFQWRKWLKPVVGDGWALRVCKACHFLQTTEARLVEYIDQHRPKRKSFTLKSEPLSLPSFCRPPHGTCLDGTFLRLLSFLKSPCWTLANPFGNSGGWRQADVFPADAFGQRRSKKQSRGELYRGISPRDTRAGGDPRGEAELGRNTKPHQAQLSRALHLGKGREKAQVHQNPENTAAGASSSLDLSFWLFPAARCQGRQSSGAARWLRSRWDVLLVPSLTMGTRTGTSLSQPNWKRLYNWGAKMIISVATPALTHAGSDPALGTPRIAGLHHRSVAADENEGTGAVCR